A single window of Crassostrea angulata isolate pt1a10 chromosome 8, ASM2561291v2, whole genome shotgun sequence DNA harbors:
- the LOC128160326 gene encoding uncharacterized protein LOC128160326, whose amino-acid sequence MDPHSSAQDVHRCDLCETTIVHSYCDFCHVNLCKPCVEIARDLENQLSNLDGGYEKLTSAMSNQGEQWHRKIDIVINVMKTEISEIKAKHRDILQKHLDKIKQIQSLIKQALQAIRKIEKSTEVSSTIEYSSKVREFKKLLPKVQVSLPTFIPKPIDLEKLYSLFGQITPLSTATEENIVSLNQPITSVRELLDEPELVATIQTEHEILRSVTCLNDDKIWTSGKTNDIKCFNSKGSLLQTIHKKSGQYPYDIAVDSDGDLLYTSGTTKTVCKVKNGQTEELITLKGWTPSQLSVTSTGDLLVTMFSDDKTQSKVVRYLGTTEKQTIQFDDEGRPLYSGNYNTKYITENRNHDICVADSAAGTVVVVNQDGKLRWRYTGHPSVTKNKPFKPRGITTDSQSRILTADGDNHCIHILDQNGQFLRYIDNCGLKVPYGLCVDNNDNLFVCELHKGNIKKIKYLK is encoded by the exons ATGGATCCTCATTCTAGTGCCCAGGATGTACAccgatgtgacctttgtgagaccaccatagtacacagctactgtgacttttgtcatgtCAACCTCTGTAAGCCCTGTGT AGAAATTGCACGCGACTTGGAAAATCAGCTTTCCAACCTGGATGGAGGATATGAGAAACTTACATCAGCAATGTCCAATCAAGGAGAGCAATGGCACAGAAAAATCGACATCGTTATCAACGTAATGAAAACTGAAATTAGCGAGATAAAAGCGAAACATAGAGACATTCTacagaaacatttggataaaaTCAAACAGATACAGTCTCTCATAAAACAAGCTTTACAAGCCATTAGGAAAATAGAGAAATCCACTGAAGTATCTTCAACTATTGAATATAGCTCTAAGGTCAGAGAGTTCAAGAAGCTTCTACCCAAAGTTCAGGTATCGCTGCCAACATTTATTCCAAAACCAATAGACCTTGAAAAACTGTATAGTTTATTTGGACAGATCACCCCATTATCTACTGCTACAGAAGAAAATATCGTGTCACTCAACCAACCCATCACTTCAGTCAGAGAACTACTGGATGAACCGGAGCTTGTTGCCACAATACAGACTGAGCATGAAATACTACGTAGTGTAACATGTCTGAATGATGACAAGATATGGACGAGTGGAAAGACCAACGATATCAAATGCTTCAACAGTAAAGGTTCACTCCTCCAGACAATCCACAAAAAATCAGGTCAATACCCATATGATATAGCTGTAGACAGTGATGGTGATCTACTGTATACTAGTGGGACAACAAAGACAGTGTGTAAAGTAAAGAATGGACAGACAGAAGAGTTAATCACATTAAAGGGATGGACGCCTAGTCAGCTGAGTGTCACCTCTACTGGTGATCTCCTGGTTACCATGTTCAGTGATGATAAAACTCAATCCAAAGTTGTCCGTTACTTGGGAACAacagagaaacaaacaattcaatttgatgatGAAGGCAGACCTCTGTACTCAGGGAATTATAATACTAAATACATCACAgagaacagaaaccatgacatctGCGTAGCAGACTCTGCGGCTGGTACAGTAGTGGTGGTTAATCAGGACGGAAAACTCAGATGGAGATACACCGGTCATCCCTCAGTTACTAAGAACAAACCATTTAAACCCCGtggtatcacaacagacagtcagagtcgcatcctgacagcagacggtgacaaccattgtatccacattctggatcagaatggacagtttctccgttacattgataactgtggTCTAAAGGTTCCTtatggtttatgtgtggacaacAATGACAATCTGTTTGTATGTGAGTTACACAAAGgcaatataaagaaaatcaaatatctaAAGTAG